The following are from one region of the Prochlorococcus marinus str. SB genome:
- the rsmG gene encoding 16S rRNA (guanine(527)-N(7))-methyltransferase RsmG: MKKLNIPEEIFSLITEEEIIMFQELQIKIQELNNKTNLTRLINGDDYWVSQVFDSIWPFKTFPNINFNNKKFLDIGSGCGFPGLAYAITHPTSEIYLVDSSKKKTNALKVLIKEINLKNNIHVINDRIENLAHQSSMRNSFNIATTRAVSNPSTVSEYILPMLKKEGLGFLYCGKWTDEESKNLDKTLEILEGKFKEKKKILLPRSKGTRNIILIQPKDICPKIYPRKVGKPEKNPL, from the coding sequence ATGAAGAAACTAAACATTCCAGAAGAAATTTTTTCCTTAATAACTGAAGAAGAGATAATTATGTTTCAAGAATTGCAAATTAAAATTCAAGAATTAAATAATAAAACCAATTTAACAAGATTGATCAATGGTGATGATTATTGGGTATCTCAAGTTTTTGACAGCATTTGGCCATTTAAAACTTTCCCGAATATTAATTTTAATAATAAAAAATTTTTAGATATTGGATCCGGCTGTGGCTTCCCAGGTTTAGCCTATGCCATAACTCATCCTACTTCAGAAATATACTTAGTTGATTCTTCCAAAAAGAAAACAAATGCGCTAAAAGTCTTAATCAAAGAGATCAATCTCAAAAACAATATTCATGTAATCAATGATCGTATTGAAAACTTAGCTCATCAATCTTCAATGAGAAATAGTTTCAATATTGCTACCACCAGAGCGGTGAGTAATCCTTCAACAGTTTCAGAATATATACTACCAATGCTAAAAAAAGAGGGGTTAGGATTTTTATATTGTGGGAAATGGACTGATGAAGAAAGTAAAAATCTAGATAAAACTTTAGAAATATTAGAAGGAAAATTTAAGGAGAAAAAGAAGATTTTGTTACCAAGAAGTAAAGGGACCCGAAATATTATTCTTATTCAACCAAAAGATATTTGCCCAAAAATTTACCCAAGAAAAGTTGGCAAACCTGAGAAAAATCCATTATGA
- a CDS encoding J domain-containing protein, translating to MKGEISYYKILGVDENASNHELRKAFCKLSIELHPDTTSLEIDEAKSKFQDVLEAYENLNNSNLRKIYDDKLKEKSRSKNNNKVLNNLIIDSNNQNLVGNRRPFSNGELFSLFLLFIIISISLICSIFIASFTGKELDTMPIWLIN from the coding sequence TTGAAAGGAGAAATTTCTTATTACAAAATTTTAGGTGTAGATGAAAATGCCTCAAATCATGAATTAAGAAAGGCATTTTGTAAACTTTCCATTGAGTTGCATCCTGATACAACTTCTTTGGAAATAGATGAAGCTAAAAGTAAGTTCCAAGATGTATTGGAAGCTTATGAAAATTTAAATAATAGTAATTTGAGGAAAATATATGATGACAAACTAAAGGAAAAATCTAGAAGTAAAAATAATAATAAAGTTTTAAATAATTTAATAATTGATTCAAATAATCAAAATTTAGTAGGTAATAGAAGACCTTTCTCAAATGGGGAATTGTTTTCTTTATTTCTATTATTTATTATCATTTCTATTAGTTTGATTTGTTCAATTTTTATTGCCTCTTTTACTGGCAAAGAATTAGATACTATGCCTATCTGGTTAATAAATTGA
- a CDS encoding DUF3143 domain-containing protein, with product MNLPKKPINQHSIQSLELWLTDLGAVKDVKNPSKWYLLLSNWNATIIFEQEDLSVMWESEGQETKRLFSYCINREDVENAILQGP from the coding sequence GTGAATCTTCCTAAAAAACCTATCAACCAACATTCAATTCAATCATTAGAATTGTGGCTAACTGATTTAGGTGCTGTGAAGGATGTTAAAAATCCATCTAAATGGTATCTGTTACTTTCTAATTGGAATGCAACTATTATTTTTGAACAAGAAGATTTAAGTGTTATGTGGGAAAGTGAAGGACAAGAAACTAAAAGACTATTTTCCTACTGCATTAATAGAGAAGATGTGGAAAACGCAATACTCCAGGGACCTTAA
- the bioA gene encoding adenosylmethionine--8-amino-7-oxononanoate transaminase, with amino-acid sequence MKSLDSKTPNQDWHPNIWPPFTQINNSKPQIEVTHGKDALLFTKDPKKELIDAISSWWVTLHGHSNEYIADAIFDQSKKLEQVIFADFLHPQAKKLAERLSALTKLERLFFSDNGSTAVEVALKIAFQTWQNRGETRSQIVAFDGAYHGDTFGAMALGERNIFNENFDNLMFPVRRVPWPSTWMNDEEVENKENEAIQKLETLLKTPTVAVILEPLVQGAGGMNMVRPHFIKKVSETIKNNNSFLIADEVLTGFGRCGSLFAFQKAKIMPDLISISKGLTGGFLPMGITLCKEKIFQSFVDDSPIKTFWHGHSFTANPLGCAAANASLDLLEKEPQKYLSFEEKHLSHLIKFKSLPYIKKIRVSGTIAAFDLDIGNKKGYFNNIGKKIKSLAMDQGLFIRPLGNVIYLLPPLCITDDQLEKSYWIIKQILDNL; translated from the coding sequence ATGAAATCTTTGGATTCAAAAACTCCAAATCAAGATTGGCACCCAAATATTTGGCCACCTTTTACGCAAATCAATAACAGCAAACCGCAAATAGAAGTAACTCACGGTAAAGATGCCCTCCTATTTACTAAAGATCCTAAAAAAGAGCTAATAGATGCAATTAGTAGTTGGTGGGTAACTCTTCATGGTCATAGTAACGAATATATTGCGGATGCCATTTTCGATCAATCAAAAAAGCTTGAGCAAGTTATATTTGCTGATTTCTTACATCCTCAGGCAAAAAAATTGGCGGAAAGGCTTAGTGCATTAACAAAATTAGAAAGATTATTCTTTTCTGATAACGGTTCTACTGCAGTGGAAGTCGCTTTAAAAATTGCCTTCCAAACATGGCAAAATAGAGGAGAGACAAGATCTCAAATAGTAGCTTTTGATGGCGCCTATCATGGAGATACATTTGGAGCAATGGCTTTAGGGGAAAGAAATATTTTTAATGAAAATTTTGATAATCTTATGTTCCCAGTTAGGAGAGTCCCCTGGCCTTCAACTTGGATGAACGATGAAGAAGTAGAAAATAAAGAAAATGAGGCGATCCAAAAATTAGAAACTCTACTTAAAACTCCCACAGTTGCAGTAATCCTTGAGCCACTTGTTCAAGGAGCAGGAGGAATGAATATGGTTAGGCCTCATTTTATTAAAAAAGTTTCAGAAACAATAAAAAATAATAATTCTTTTTTAATTGCAGATGAAGTATTAACTGGTTTTGGAAGATGCGGAAGCCTTTTTGCATTTCAAAAAGCCAAAATCATGCCTGATTTAATAAGTATTTCAAAAGGCTTAACTGGTGGATTTTTACCGATGGGAATAACTTTATGTAAAGAAAAAATTTTTCAATCCTTTGTTGATGATTCCCCAATAAAAACTTTTTGGCATGGGCATAGTTTTACTGCTAATCCTTTAGGTTGTGCTGCGGCAAACGCTAGCCTTGATTTATTAGAAAAAGAACCACAGAAATACCTATCATTTGAAGAAAAACATCTATCTCATTTAATTAAATTTAAAAGCTTACCTTACATAAAAAAGATAAGGGTATCCGGCACAATTGCTGCCTTCGATTTAGATATTGGTAACAAAAAAGGTTATTTCAATAATATTGGAAAAAAAATAAAGAGTCTTGCAATGGATCAAGGTTTATTTATTAGGCCCCTTGGGAATGTAATTTACCTCTTGCCTCCACTTTGCATAACTGATGATCAATTAGAAAAAAGTTACTGGATAATAAAGCAAATCTTAGACAATCTGTAG
- the bioD gene encoding dethiobiotin synthase, translating to MNSNDSIFKFIICGTDTDIGKTLISSFFVKGLNSFYWKPIQSGIESQTDSQTVEKLTQVSKEKIIKEAYIFTKPLSPHWAAEIDQKTINFDNLKLPKVRGSLIVETAGGLMVPITRNFLQIDQIKQWNLPVILVCKSSLGTLNHTLLSIEALQRRNIEILGLVVNGEKHLDNPKTLVDFSGIPLIAEFPYIKKMDSNNLDILWKELDIKNKLISLLNSKIS from the coding sequence ATGAATAGTAATGATAGTATTTTCAAATTTATAATCTGCGGAACAGATACTGATATTGGAAAAACTTTAATAAGCTCTTTTTTCGTTAAAGGATTAAATTCCTTTTATTGGAAGCCTATTCAAAGTGGTATTGAATCGCAAACTGATAGTCAAACTGTTGAAAAACTCACACAAGTAAGTAAAGAGAAAATCATCAAAGAAGCTTATATCTTTACAAAACCTCTATCTCCTCATTGGGCTGCTGAAATAGATCAAAAAACTATTAACTTTGACAACTTGAAATTGCCAAAAGTGCGAGGCTCATTAATTGTAGAAACTGCAGGTGGATTAATGGTTCCAATAACACGTAATTTTTTGCAAATAGATCAAATAAAACAATGGAATCTTCCGGTAATACTTGTATGTAAGAGCTCACTGGGCACTCTTAACCATACTTTGCTTAGTATTGAGGCCTTACAACGAAGAAATATTGAGATTTTAGGTTTAGTAGTCAATGGCGAAAAACACCTAGATAATCCCAAAACTCTAGTTGATTTTAGTGGTATTCCGTTAATTGCTGAATTTCCTTACATCAAAAAAATGGACTCAAATAATTTAGATATACTATGGAAAGAACTAGACATCAAGAATAAGTTGATCTCCCTTTTAAACTCAAAAATAAGTTAA
- a CDS encoding methyltransferase domain-containing protein, producing the protein MIEMDSKKWNRKIKNNFDDAAYRYFEHSNIQKFFAKKIVQFIQELNPQKKGEWIDLGSGPGILADEIEKIFSSQKVARIDFSKKMLFENKLSSKKILWDLNNDLPPEINNCSLLTSNFCIHWLNNPEKIIKNWFSKLISGGFLIISFPTKDSFPEWKDTCRKINIEYSGLNFLCSKELLKDFKSTEIHYSEKFNYVENFEDVFKLFRSIKNVGAQSTNCKRKTIKELKTIQKFWPKNYNNTVNLSWQIEIQIIKKL; encoded by the coding sequence ATGATTGAAATGGATAGTAAAAAGTGGAATAGGAAAATAAAAAATAATTTCGATGATGCTGCATATCGGTATTTCGAGCATTCAAATATTCAGAAATTTTTTGCAAAAAAGATTGTTCAATTTATCCAAGAATTAAATCCCCAAAAAAAAGGTGAATGGATAGATCTAGGATCAGGACCAGGAATATTAGCTGATGAAATAGAAAAAATTTTTTCTTCCCAAAAAGTAGCCAGAATTGATTTCAGCAAAAAAATGCTTTTTGAGAATAAATTATCTAGTAAAAAAATCTTATGGGATTTGAATAATGATTTACCTCCTGAAATCAATAACTGTTCTCTATTAACATCTAACTTTTGCATCCATTGGTTAAACAACCCAGAAAAAATTATAAAGAATTGGTTTAGTAAATTAATATCTGGAGGTTTTTTAATCATTTCATTTCCAACAAAAGATAGTTTTCCTGAATGGAAAGATACTTGTAGAAAAATTAATATTGAATACAGTGGTCTTAATTTCCTTTGCTCTAAAGAATTATTAAAAGATTTCAAATCAACTGAAATACATTATTCAGAAAAGTTTAATTATGTTGAAAATTTTGAAGATGTATTTAAGCTTTTTAGAAGCATTAAAAATGTGGGGGCACAATCAACAAATTGTAAACGCAAAACAATAAAGGAGTTAAAAACAATTCAAAAGTTTTGGCCAAAGAATTACAATAATACAGTGAACTTATCATGGCAAATTGAGATTCAAATCATAAAGAAATTATGA
- a CDS encoding aminotransferase class I/II-fold pyridoxal phosphate-dependent enzyme gives MKKIKIPKNRIRKLKTFSLGKKSFELLSLNSQNKKLIDLSSNDYFGLSRDKDLIKAAYEISMLEGIGSGSSRFITGSRPIHKLLETELAKWLDQEKVLLFPSGFQANIAAIQALANRNSIVIADKLIHNSLLVGVKAAQAKLVRFSHNNLIDLEDKIIKSNPTKNSILVVVESLYSMEGSIAPLREITEICKKNSVQLLVDEAHAIGILGPEGRGLSFNYRSDVTMITGTFGKAFGSGGAFIASNSEIGEYLIQTSGAFRYTTALAPSLAAGALEGLKRILENKEWGNDLLSSAKIWKKEIIKNFSFPVQGDSHILSIIIGQEEQAIYLQKYLEENGFLAIAIRPPTVPVGQSRIRITIRRNLDFNLLKNFIAVLKEFK, from the coding sequence ATGAAAAAAATAAAAATTCCAAAAAATAGAATCCGTAAATTAAAAACATTTTCTTTAGGTAAAAAATCATTCGAACTTCTAAGTTTAAATTCGCAAAATAAAAAACTTATAGACTTATCCAGCAATGATTATTTTGGATTAAGTAGAGACAAGGATTTAATAAAAGCTGCTTACGAAATAAGCATGTTAGAAGGTATTGGTTCAGGAAGCTCTAGGTTTATTACAGGTTCAAGACCAATACATAAATTATTAGAAACAGAACTTGCCAAGTGGCTTGATCAAGAGAAAGTATTACTTTTCCCAAGCGGGTTTCAAGCAAATATAGCCGCTATACAGGCTTTGGCTAACAGAAATAGTATCGTAATAGCAGATAAATTGATCCATAACTCTCTATTGGTTGGAGTTAAAGCTGCTCAAGCAAAACTTGTTAGATTTTCACACAATAATTTAATAGATTTGGAAGATAAAATTATTAAATCTAACCCCACAAAAAATTCCATTTTAGTTGTTGTCGAATCTCTTTATAGCATGGAGGGATCAATCGCTCCGCTCAGAGAAATAACGGAAATTTGCAAAAAAAATAGTGTTCAATTATTAGTTGACGAAGCCCATGCAATTGGGATTTTGGGCCCTGAAGGCAGGGGTTTAAGTTTTAATTACCGTTCAGATGTAACTATGATTACTGGAACTTTTGGAAAAGCATTTGGGAGCGGTGGAGCGTTCATAGCTTCTAATTCAGAAATTGGTGAATATCTTATCCAAACAAGTGGTGCATTTAGGTACACAACTGCTCTTGCGCCATCTTTAGCGGCTGGAGCGTTAGAAGGTTTAAAAAGAATTTTAGAAAATAAAGAATGGGGAAATGATCTGTTATCGTCTGCGAAGATATGGAAAAAAGAAATTATTAAAAATTTTAGTTTTCCAGTTCAGGGAGATTCTCACATTTTATCAATTATTATTGGCCAAGAAGAGCAGGCAATTTATCTACAAAAATATCTCGAAGAAAATGGGTTTTTAGCAATTGCGATAAGACCTCCAACTGTTCCAGTGGGGCAATCAAGAATCAGAATAACAATACGAAGAAACTTAGATTTTAATCTGCTAAAAAATTTCATTGCAGTATTAAAAGAGTTTAAATGA
- a CDS encoding DEAD/DEAH box helicase — protein MLNLEEYFPFPLDDFQLEAIRAINSGNSVVLTAPTGSGKTLIGEFAIYRGLSHESRVFYTTPLKALSNQKFRDFANQYGENKVGLLTGDISINREAPILVMTTEIFRNMLYGEFDEFDDPLENLESVILDECHYMNDPQRGTVWEETIIHCPTRTQIIALSATIANADQLQKWIEKVHGPTVLINSNKRPVPLDFIFCSVKGLHPLLNNKGNGIHPNCKIWRAPKGQKMRGKVGRIMQPKSPSIGFVISKLAERNMLPAIYFIFSRRGCDKAIENIKDLTLVSYSEASMISQKLDVYLKNNQEAIKDKSQCEALKRGIASHHAGLLPAWKELVEELFQQGLIKVVFATETLAAGINMPARTTVISSLSKRTEDGHRLLFSSEFLQMSGRAGRRGKDTQGYVLTLQTRFEGAKEASALAISKPNSLESQFTPSYGMVLNLLQSYTLEKSKELIKRSFGSFLYLGESSGENIILENLDKDLIELKKITSNVSWKDFDAYENLKNRLKEERRLLKILEKQAAEKLSEEITNALPYIKDGSLISIKAPQIKRKIVPGLICKKIYESQKIKSLLCLTIDNLFILIKPSYIVNIFNDLDAINILGLEIPKMYFSGEVFRGDDMSQCYADRILEVSKKNDLQTPQYDLTTEVLAQQQQINNLAETVTDHPAHRFGDSKKLKKYRKRIIDVEQEINMRKKSLEDKENHNWRTFTDMIKILNHFGCLNDLELTEVGQTVGAIRSENELWIGLVLVSGYLDDLDPPELAAIIQAICVDVRRPNLWCNFKPSLKVIDVFNELDGLRKLVSFQQNKFHIEIPIYLETELTGIIAEWARGKKWKDLVFNTSLDEGDVVRIIRRSIDVLSQVQYCIGVSNKLKSKAKLALKAINRFPVSESNDLIKVSEDINPAIKRIDNNS, from the coding sequence TTGCTTAATTTAGAGGAATATTTTCCCTTTCCGCTAGATGATTTCCAATTAGAAGCAATACGAGCTATTAATAGCGGAAATTCTGTTGTTTTAACGGCACCAACAGGCTCAGGTAAAACATTGATAGGTGAATTTGCTATATATAGAGGCTTATCTCATGAAAGCAGAGTTTTTTATACAACACCTTTAAAAGCCCTATCAAACCAAAAGTTTAGAGATTTTGCTAATCAATATGGTGAGAATAAAGTTGGTCTTTTAACTGGAGATATAAGTATAAATAGAGAGGCACCAATCTTAGTCATGACTACTGAGATTTTTAGAAACATGCTTTATGGTGAATTTGATGAATTTGATGATCCTTTAGAAAATTTAGAATCTGTTATTCTTGATGAATGTCATTATATGAATGACCCTCAAAGAGGCACAGTTTGGGAAGAAACTATAATCCATTGCCCTACTAGAACTCAAATAATAGCTTTATCAGCAACAATAGCCAATGCAGATCAACTACAAAAATGGATAGAAAAAGTTCATGGGCCCACAGTACTTATTAATAGTAATAAGAGACCAGTCCCACTTGATTTTATTTTTTGTAGTGTTAAAGGCCTCCATCCACTTTTAAATAATAAGGGTAATGGAATCCATCCAAACTGTAAGATTTGGAGAGCTCCTAAAGGGCAGAAAATGAGAGGAAAAGTGGGCAGGATAATGCAACCAAAGTCTCCCTCCATTGGCTTTGTGATCTCGAAACTAGCTGAAAGAAATATGTTGCCAGCTATTTATTTTATTTTTAGTAGAAGAGGATGTGACAAGGCTATTGAGAATATTAAAGATTTAACTTTAGTAAGTTATTCAGAAGCAAGTATGATATCCCAAAAATTAGATGTTTATCTTAAAAATAATCAGGAAGCAATTAAAGACAAATCTCAATGCGAGGCATTAAAACGCGGTATTGCATCCCATCATGCTGGATTATTACCTGCATGGAAAGAATTGGTTGAGGAATTATTTCAGCAAGGTTTAATAAAAGTTGTTTTTGCAACTGAAACTCTTGCTGCCGGAATAAATATGCCCGCAAGAACAACTGTTATTTCTTCTTTATCAAAAAGGACTGAAGATGGGCATAGATTATTATTTAGCAGTGAATTTTTGCAAATGTCAGGAAGAGCTGGAAGAAGAGGAAAAGATACCCAGGGATATGTTCTTACTTTACAAACAAGATTCGAAGGTGCCAAAGAAGCAAGTGCACTGGCTATTAGCAAACCGAATTCTTTAGAGAGTCAATTCACTCCTAGCTATGGAATGGTACTTAATCTTTTACAAAGTTATACTTTAGAGAAGTCTAAAGAATTAATCAAAAGAAGTTTTGGTAGTTTTTTATATTTAGGTGAATCCTCAGGGGAGAATATAATTCTTGAAAATTTAGATAAGGATTTAATTGAATTAAAAAAAATTACATCTAATGTTTCTTGGAAAGATTTTGATGCCTACGAAAACTTAAAAAATCGTCTTAAAGAAGAGAGAAGACTCTTGAAAATTTTAGAAAAACAAGCAGCAGAAAAATTATCAGAAGAGATAACTAATGCACTCCCATATATTAAAGATGGAAGCTTAATTTCAATCAAAGCTCCTCAAATTAAAAGAAAAATTGTTCCTGGATTAATTTGTAAGAAAATATATGAATCCCAAAAAATTAAGAGTTTATTGTGTTTGACAATTGATAATTTATTTATTCTTATAAAACCCTCATACATAGTAAATATTTTTAATGATTTGGATGCAATTAATATCTTAGGACTTGAAATACCAAAGATGTATTTTTCTGGAGAGGTATTTAGGGGAGATGATATGTCGCAGTGTTATGCAGATCGAATTTTAGAAGTTTCTAAAAAAAATGATTTACAAACTCCACAATATGATTTGACAACGGAAGTTTTGGCACAACAGCAACAAATTAATAATTTAGCAGAAACAGTTACTGATCATCCTGCACATAGATTTGGAGACTCCAAGAAATTAAAGAAATATAGAAAAAGAATTATTGATGTTGAACAAGAAATAAATATGAGAAAAAAATCTCTTGAGGATAAAGAAAATCATAACTGGAGAACTTTTACCGATATGATTAAAATTTTGAATCATTTTGGTTGTTTAAATGATTTGGAATTGACAGAAGTTGGCCAAACAGTTGGTGCAATAAGAAGTGAAAATGAATTATGGATTGGTCTTGTTTTAGTAAGTGGTTATTTGGACGATTTAGATCCTCCTGAGTTAGCTGCAATTATTCAAGCTATATGTGTTGATGTAAGGAGGCCTAATCTTTGGTGTAATTTCAAACCTTCTTTAAAGGTAATAGATGTTTTTAATGAATTAGATGGTTTAAGAAAATTAGTCTCTTTTCAACAAAATAAGTTTCATATTGAAATTCCTATCTATTTAGAAACAGAGTTGACTGGAATTATTGCTGAATGGGCAAGAGGAAAAAAATGGAAAGATTTAGTCTTTAATACTTCATTAGATGAAGGTGATGTAGTGAGGATTATTAGAAGATCAATTGATGTCCTTTCTCAAGTTCAATACTGTATTGGTGTTAGTAATAAATTAAAAAGCAAAGCGAAGCTAGCATTAAAAGCTATTAATCGTTTTCCTGTTTCTGAATCCAATGATCTTATAAAAGTCTCTGAAGATATTAATCCTGCAATTAAAAGAATTGATAATAATTCTTAA
- a CDS encoding class II fumarate hydratase — translation MTKNFRIEKDSMGTIEVPIEALWGAQTQRSIINFSIGEELIPIELIYSLTIIKKAASIANFNLGFIDKRKKDLIVEACTEILDGLHDSQFPLKVWQTGSGTQTNMNVNEVISNIAALKTNSELGSHQPIHPNDDVNKSQSTNDTFPAAIQISVVNEIIKNLVPTIRELTNILDKKSEEWKDLIKIGRTHFQDAVPLTFGQEISAWSEQLKDAENAIIISLNELYFLPLGGTAVGTGINCPKGFCEESIKSISDDTNLMFYKSKNNFSIMASHDRLAQVMSQIKILAGVLFKISNDIKILSSGPRSGIYELIIPQNEPGSSIMPGKVNPTQCEALSMVCTQIMGLEYAVSMANSSGTLQMNEYKPLIGFNILTSLKLLKNAIGNFRIKLVDGMEPNQKKMKLNLKNSLMLVTAIVPKVGYEKAAEIANLAFKESLNLKEATLKLGYLKEDEFDEAMNINSMI, via the coding sequence ATGACAAAAAACTTTAGGATTGAAAAAGATAGTATGGGAACTATAGAGGTTCCCATTGAAGCTTTGTGGGGCGCTCAAACACAAAGATCGATAATAAATTTTTCTATTGGAGAAGAATTAATTCCAATTGAGTTAATTTATTCACTCACCATCATAAAAAAAGCTGCTTCAATTGCGAATTTCAATTTAGGGTTTATAGATAAAAGAAAAAAAGATTTGATTGTAGAGGCATGTACAGAAATACTTGATGGACTTCATGATTCACAGTTTCCCTTAAAGGTTTGGCAAACAGGTAGTGGCACGCAAACAAATATGAATGTTAATGAGGTAATTTCAAATATTGCAGCATTAAAAACAAATTCAGAGCTTGGCAGTCATCAACCAATTCATCCGAATGATGATGTAAATAAATCTCAGTCAACTAATGATACTTTTCCTGCTGCTATTCAAATATCTGTTGTTAATGAAATAATCAAAAATTTAGTTCCAACGATCAGAGAACTTACGAACATCCTTGATAAAAAAAGTGAAGAATGGAAAGACCTTATAAAGATAGGAAGAACTCATTTTCAAGATGCAGTGCCCCTTACTTTTGGGCAAGAAATATCAGCATGGTCAGAGCAACTTAAAGATGCTGAAAATGCAATAATCATAAGTCTGAATGAATTGTATTTCCTACCTCTTGGAGGAACTGCAGTTGGAACAGGGATTAATTGTCCGAAAGGATTTTGTGAAGAGTCTATAAAATCAATTTCCGATGACACTAATCTAATGTTCTATAAATCAAAAAATAATTTTTCTATCATGGCCTCGCATGATCGTTTAGCTCAAGTAATGAGTCAGATAAAAATATTAGCAGGTGTATTATTTAAAATTTCAAATGATATAAAAATTCTATCTTCTGGTCCAAGATCAGGAATATATGAATTAATTATCCCTCAAAATGAACCTGGTAGTTCCATCATGCCGGGTAAAGTTAATCCGACTCAATGTGAAGCCTTATCAATGGTTTGCACTCAGATAATGGGTCTTGAATATGCAGTTTCAATGGCAAATTCTAGCGGCACTTTACAGATGAATGAATATAAGCCTCTGATTGGATTTAATATTCTTACAAGTTTAAAATTACTTAAAAATGCGATAGGAAACTTCAGAATAAAATTAGTTGATGGAATGGAACCTAATCAAAAGAAAATGAAGTTAAATTTAAAAAATTCACTAATGTTGGTTACAGCCATAGTCCCAAAAGTTGGTTATGAAAAAGCAGCTGAAATTGCAAACCTTGCCTTCAAAGAATCATTAAATTTAAAAGAGGCAACACTTAAATTAGGTTATTTAAAGGAAGATGAATTTGATGAAGCAATGAATATCAATTCAATGATTTGA
- the purB gene encoding adenylosuccinate lyase has product MIERYTLPEMGKIWTDSAKFQSWLKVEIAACEANFSLGKIPENAMKEIRSNAKFDESRITEIEKEVKHDVIAFLTSVNEFVGDSGRYIHVGMTSSDVLDTGLSLQLKDSCELLLEEIENLENEVRLLARKHKNTLMIGRSHAIHGEPISFGFKLAGWLAEIIRNKKRLLTLKESVAIGQVSGAMGTYANTNPKVEQITCDLLGLKPDTASTQVISRDRHAEYVQTIALVGASLDRFATEIRNLQRTDVLEVEEGFTKGQKGSSAMPHKRNPIRSERVSGLARILRSYVLTALENVPLWHERDISHSSNERIMLPDVSICLHFMLREMKDIVSNLEVYPKNMLKNLNIYGGVIFSQKVLLLLVDKGLSREKAYSLVQKNAHQAWNTENGNFKQNIERESEIMDLIDQSDLEECFNPSIHLNNLSVIWEKLGI; this is encoded by the coding sequence GTGATCGAGCGTTACACATTACCCGAAATGGGGAAAATCTGGACTGATAGCGCAAAATTCCAGAGTTGGCTTAAGGTTGAAATAGCTGCATGTGAAGCAAATTTTTCCCTGGGGAAAATTCCTGAGAATGCCATGAAAGAGATACGTTCAAATGCAAAGTTTGATGAATCTAGAATTACAGAAATTGAGAAAGAAGTTAAACATGATGTCATAGCATTTCTTACAAGCGTTAATGAATTTGTAGGAGATTCTGGAAGATATATACATGTTGGTATGACCAGTAGTGATGTACTTGATACTGGCTTATCTCTTCAATTAAAAGATTCTTGCGAATTGTTATTAGAAGAAATTGAGAACCTAGAAAATGAAGTCAGATTATTAGCAAGGAAGCATAAAAATACATTAATGATTGGCAGATCTCATGCTATTCATGGGGAGCCAATTTCCTTCGGTTTTAAACTTGCTGGATGGTTAGCAGAAATAATAAGGAACAAAAAAAGATTGTTAACACTGAAAGAATCTGTAGCAATTGGACAAGTAAGTGGTGCAATGGGAACTTACGCTAATACAAATCCCAAAGTAGAACAAATAACTTGTGATTTACTCGGCTTAAAACCAGATACAGCAAGTACGCAGGTCATATCGAGAGACAGGCATGCAGAATATGTTCAAACTATTGCACTAGTTGGCGCTTCTCTAGATAGATTCGCAACTGAAATAAGAAATTTACAAAGAACTGACGTTTTAGAAGTTGAGGAGGGCTTTACAAAAGGTCAAAAAGGTAGTTCTGCCATGCCTCATAAAAGAAATCCTATTCGAAGTGAAAGAGTAAGCGGTTTAGCAAGAATTTTGAGGAGTTACGTCTTAACAGCACTGGAAAATGTTCCACTTTGGCACGAAAGAGATATAAGCCATAGTTCAAATGAACGTATCATGTTACCTGACGTATCAATCTGTTTGCATTTTATGCTCAGGGAAATGAAAGATATAGTAAGCAATTTGGAAGTTTATCCAAAAAATATGCTCAAAAATTTAAATATATATGGTGGTGTAATCTTTAGTCAGAAAGTTTTACTTTTGCTTGTAGATAAGGGGTTGTCTAGGGAAAAGGCTTATAGCTTAGTACAAAAAAATGCGCATCAGGCATGGAATACTGAAAATGGGAATTTCAAACAAAATATAGAGAGAGAAAGTGAAATAATGGATCTTATTGATCAAAGTGACTTAGAAGAATGTTTTAATCCTTCAATTCATCTCAATAATTTAAGTGTAATATGGGAGAAGTTAGGTATCTAG